The sequence AAAGTGGATTGAAATTATCACAATAACAGTTTGCGCAATATTATCGCAAATAATTTTCAACTATGTCCGTCAAAAAGATAACGATCCTGATTCTTCATTCAAAAAAGAAAAATCAAATGCCGTAAAAAAACTTTATTTCAGCTACTCGACAATAGTCGGATTCATTGCCGGTCTCTTTTTGGGCTTGTTTGTTTTTTCATCTCTATTCAGAGTTCTCTTAGATATTTTATTCGGCTACGGTGACAGCGGTCCTGATTGGATAAATGTTGTAATTATTGCGGCAACCCTAATCATAACAGCTCTCTGCATCTACTACAGCAATAAGTGGACGAGGAATTATTTGAATAAAAAATGATGTTAATCTGCATTGTCGTTGTCTGATATTGTTCATCGATTCCAATCATATACAACCATGCAATATCGCAATTTAGAAAAGTAATAATAATTAACTAAAGTGTCCCCGAAACTATGTTGAGATCTTTATTCCTAATACATATTATTTTACATATATGATATTTGAGGAGGATACTTTATGTGGCAAGTTACTATTTATTTAGATGATAGCATCGAAGAGAAGATGCGCAAAGCGGCAAAGGACAGTAATATGTCACAGAGCAAATGGATTTCAAAAATAATCAAGGGAAAAAATATCCGATGATTGACCTGAATCTGTCAAAAAACTTGCAGGCGCCTGGAAAGATTTACCTACTGCAGAAGAAATCAAAAGAAGTGCCGGAAAAGACAGAAAAAGAGAGAAGCTATGATCTACATTCTCGATACGAATACATTAATTTATTATTCTAAAGGCATTGGCAAGGTTGCAGACGGTTTGTTGAGCAAATTTTCTAAAGAAATAGGAATTCCATCAATCGTTTTATACGAGTTGGAAGTGGACATTGCGAAATCGGTATCTCTTAAAAAAAAGAATAAAACAGCTTAAAGAATTGATGCGTATTGTTAATATTCTCGATTTTATGGAAAAGGAGGCCAAAAGCTCTGCTGAAATAAGAATGAATTTAGAGAAAAAAGACATTCCCATAGGCCTTATAGATATAGTGATTGACGGCACTGCTTTAGCCAACCGGGGGATATTGGTCAGTCACAAAGTTAAAGAATTTAAGCAAATAAAAAATCTGCAGGTCGTCGATTGGTATTAGTAAGTATTAATCAAGAATTGATTGACTAACAATCAATGTCGGTTTTTTGAACATATTATCTTTCCACAAATCAATTACTTATCAAAAACAACAATTTTCTGTCGGATTATTAAACACTTTTTATTTTCACCGTTAATTTGTAAAAAAGCGTTAACCTTAATATTATTCATTATTTCAATATGTTGGCTTAGCCAAAATATTGCTTTGAAAAATGACATAAATATTGCATAATTTTCATTAAATACTCACAAATTCTTAAAAAAAAACAATAATGCAAAATTAATTAAAAAGGAGTGATAACTATGAAGAAAAAAATATTTAATTCACAAAATTTTTTAAATCAACTTCTACCCCTGTCAGTATTCTTAATATGCGCAATTTTCCTCTTTGCCTCATATTCAGAAGCGACTTCTTTAAACCTCACCCCGCAGACACCTGACATATTCTCGTCTTTCATCTACACTAATTTCGACGGAGATATTTTTACCGCTCAGGGATTTGCCCTCGAGTTAGACGATAACGGTGTAGGCCCCGCAGAGCCCATTGTGGGAGGAATGTTTGATTTAATGGCTCAATTTTTTAACGGTACATTTATGGGCGGATATATTAATATTAATGGACAAGTGCCAACATTGGGATTGGACACTACGGGAGTCCTTCTCACGGGTAACCTTACGGGCGTCGGTTTCCCAACGGGCGGAAGCGATCCCATTGAATTTACCTTTGATGTTACCCATTCAGATGCTGAAAATCTTTTCGGCGGATACGGCGCATCCGGCGGTATAATACTCAGCTTTTCAGGCCTTCAGGGCGATTTTCTTATACCTTTTCAAAATGCCGGAGATGGTGTTGCCGATACTTTCACGCTTTCCTCGCCTG comes from Candidatus Schekmanbacteria bacterium and encodes:
- a CDS encoding PEP-CTERM sorting domain-containing protein; its protein translation is MKKKIFNSQNFLNQLLPLSVFLICAIFLFASYSEATSLNLTPQTPDIFSSFIYTNFDGDIFTAQGFALELDDNGVGPAEPIVGGMFDLMAQFFNGTFMGGYININGQVPTLGLDTTGVLLTGNLTGVGFPTGGSDPIEFTFDVTHSDAENLFGGYGASGGIILSFSGLQGDFLIPFQNAGDGVADTFTLSSPVPEPATISMLLLGITGLAYTGIRKKS